The following is a genomic window from Algiphilus sp..
GCGGTGTGCGGCTGGCCTTCGTGCGCTACATCGCGCCGGCCTTCGCCCCTGCGCCCGCCGCCAGATAGTCCGCCGCCGCCCGGAAGAGCCGGGCGTGGCGCGCGGCCAGCAGCAGCACGTCACGGTCGTAGCCGCCGCCGATGACGCCGGCGAGCGGAATGCCGCGCCCGCGCACCGCGCCGATGACGCAGGCGTCGCGCCGGGACAAGCCGTCGTCGCCGAGCCGGAGATGCCCGAGCCGGTCATCGGCATGCACGTCGACACCGGCGTCGTAGAGCACCAGCTCCGGACGCACGCGATCGAGCAGCGCCGGCAGCTCGGATTCCAGCGCCTGGAGATAGGCATCGTCGCCGGTGCCGCTCGGCAGCGCGATGTCGCGGTCCGAGGCCGCCTTGCGCGCCGGGAAGTTCTCGGCACAGTGGACCGAGACCGTGAACGCGTCGGGATCGTCGGCCAGCAGGCGTGCGGTGCCATCGCCCTGGTGCAC
Proteins encoded in this region:
- a CDS encoding histone deacetylase, with product MTLLDVVHHDGYTIALPPTHPFPMRKFAELRALLDGGPYRFHAAPEATRAQLEAVHDAAYLDALAGNGVGEREQRRSGFALTPEIFARCRLETGGTCRTVELALAAGLACNAAGGTHHAHRDFASGYCLLNDLAVAVHHARTLGVRRVMIVDCDVHQGDGTARLLADDPDAFTVSVHCAENFPARKAASDRDIALPSGTGDDAYLQALESELPALLDRVRPELVLYDAGVDVHADDRLGHLRLGDDGLSRRDACVIGAVRGRGIPLAGVIGGGYDRDVLLLAARHARLFRAAADYLAAGAGAKAGAM